A single genomic interval of Saccharospirillum mangrovi harbors:
- a CDS encoding type II toxin-antitoxin system RelE/ParE family toxin, whose translation MTLLYTDRAKDDLETAFLWYERQQQGLGQGFLDSVETAIQQIIANPNAQPLYHEPIRGCLIRRFPFTLFYSIEAEGLIIHSVFHHRLDTRKRP comes from the coding sequence ATGACGCTGCTTTACACCGACCGGGCCAAGGATGACCTGGAAACCGCCTTTCTCTGGTACGAACGGCAACAGCAAGGCTTAGGGCAGGGTTTTCTGGACAGCGTTGAAACCGCGATACAACAAATCATCGCCAACCCCAACGCGCAGCCGCTGTATCACGAACCCATTCGCGGCTGCCTGATTCGCCGCTTTCCGTTCACGCTGTTTTACAGCATTGAGGCGGAAGGCCTGATCATTCACTCGGTATTCCATCACCGCCTGGATACCCGCAAAAGGCCCTGA
- a CDS encoding DndE family protein, with amino-acid sequence MFPQRVHLKKKTWDKLQYLQTKTLVTPNVIARIAILISVQEKNITIKGKSENKDHHVINRDVLFGQYEVVFRAILSQYCYENNFSTNHIETILNTLIENGLYKISHVKNLSDFVLSICDWQSQ; translated from the coding sequence ATGTTTCCTCAAAGAGTACATCTAAAAAAGAAGACATGGGATAAGCTCCAATACTTACAAACCAAGACGTTAGTTACACCAAACGTTATTGCGAGAATTGCAATATTGATTTCAGTTCAAGAAAAAAATATAACTATAAAAGGCAAAAGTGAGAACAAAGATCATCACGTAATCAATCGTGACGTGCTATTTGGGCAGTACGAAGTTGTATTCAGAGCAATACTTTCACAATATTGTTACGAAAATAATTTCTCAACTAATCACATCGAAACGATCCTGAATACATTAATAGAAAATGGACTATATAAAATTAGTCATGTTAAAAATTTATCGGACTTTGTTTTATCCATTTGCGATTGGCAGTCTCAATGA
- the recD gene encoding exodeoxyribonuclease V subunit alpha produces MTDLLDLERHLEGVTELDLLLAERLCDFLGCHDDWLFHSLVGVSQALQHGHACLQLSHWAGRYEWRAEDDPDSGYRFPELNDWREKLSSLPIGPTDNAPVVFDLDRLYLRRYWRFETELAAALGARLNAPVETDLKTAKQVLTELFGTSDTTNWQQVAAANALLNRFTVIAGGPGTGKTFTVTRLLALLAATATDLPTIKLAAPTGKAAQRLGESIRAAKSDLLGPVDMLTLDAIPETASTLHRLLGVIPNQLDFRHNDRNPLELDILVVDEVSMVDLPLMTRLFRALPAHARIIFLGDADQLPSVAAGSVLADLAERPHPGYSKARKTQLKQLGLSLEKAQENAENGRADYLSYLYDSRRFGPNSGIGQLARQVIDGQSDASLATLKGEHSDVAWLGNENLNTQIDTWTRTWYQPIAQAESLTEAFDRLFQFRLLCPTRVGPRGVEALNERIERQLNPNREPAYRGQPIMVTENHYGVGLYNGDIGLLWPDDNGQLLAWFPEGDNHRPVAPGRLPKHETVYAMTIHKTQGSEFERVALVLSETPSAMLTRELIYTGLTRAKQELVVFGGEGVWLEGVRMRVERHSGLTAKILNLQPSSDAIFSTSPS; encoded by the coding sequence ATGACCGACCTGCTGGACCTGGAACGCCACCTGGAAGGCGTCACTGAACTCGACCTGCTGCTCGCCGAACGGCTGTGCGACTTTTTAGGTTGCCACGACGACTGGCTGTTCCACTCACTGGTCGGCGTCAGCCAGGCACTGCAACACGGCCACGCCTGCCTGCAACTGAGCCACTGGGCCGGGCGCTATGAATGGCGTGCGGAAGACGACCCGGACAGCGGTTATCGCTTCCCCGAACTCAACGACTGGCGTGAAAAATTAAGCTCGCTGCCAATAGGCCCAACCGACAACGCCCCCGTGGTTTTCGACCTCGACCGACTCTATCTGCGCCGCTACTGGCGCTTTGAAACCGAACTGGCGGCCGCCTTAGGTGCACGTTTAAACGCCCCCGTCGAAACCGACCTGAAAACCGCCAAACAAGTTTTAACTGAACTGTTCGGCACCAGCGACACCACCAACTGGCAGCAAGTCGCCGCCGCCAACGCCTTATTGAATCGCTTCACCGTCATCGCCGGCGGCCCCGGCACGGGTAAGACCTTTACCGTCACGCGCTTACTGGCGTTATTGGCCGCCACCGCCACCGATTTACCGACCATCAAACTCGCCGCCCCCACCGGCAAAGCCGCACAACGCCTGGGCGAATCCATCCGCGCCGCCAAATCCGACCTGCTCGGCCCGGTCGATATGCTCACGCTCGACGCCATTCCCGAAACCGCCTCAACGCTGCACCGCTTATTGGGCGTCATCCCCAACCAACTCGACTTCCGCCACAACGACCGCAACCCGCTGGAGCTGGACATTCTGGTGGTCGATGAAGTCTCCATGGTCGATTTACCGCTGATGACCCGACTGTTCCGCGCACTGCCGGCGCACGCTCGCATCATTTTCCTAGGCGATGCCGACCAATTACCGTCCGTTGCCGCCGGCAGCGTATTGGCCGACCTAGCCGAGCGACCGCATCCGGGCTACTCCAAAGCCCGCAAAACCCAACTCAAACAGTTGGGCCTTTCCTTGGAAAAGGCGCAGGAAAACGCAGAAAACGGCCGCGCCGACTACCTCAGCTACCTCTACGACAGTCGCCGTTTCGGCCCCAATTCCGGCATCGGCCAACTCGCCCGCCAAGTCATCGACGGCCAAAGCGATGCCAGCCTCGCGACCTTGAAAGGCGAACACAGCGACGTAGCATGGCTCGGCAACGAAAACCTCAACACCCAAATCGACACCTGGACCCGCACCTGGTACCAACCCATCGCCCAGGCCGAATCGTTGACTGAAGCCTTCGACCGTCTATTCCAATTCCGCCTACTGTGCCCAACAAGAGTCGGCCCACGCGGCGTAGAAGCCCTGAACGAACGCATCGAACGCCAACTCAACCCCAACCGCGAACCGGCCTACCGCGGCCAACCCATCATGGTCACCGAAAACCACTACGGCGTCGGCCTCTACAACGGCGACATCGGCCTGCTCTGGCCCGACGACAACGGCCAACTCCTCGCCTGGTTCCCAGAAGGCGACAACCACAGACCCGTCGCCCCCGGCCGCCTGCCCAAACACGAAACCGTCTACGCCATGACCATCCACAAAACCCAGGGCAGCGAATTTGAACGTGTGGCGTTGGTACTGTCGGAAACCCCCAGCGCCATGCTCACGCGGGAGTTGATCTATACCGGCTTGACGCGGGCGAAGCAGGAATTGGTGGTGTTTGGCGGGGAAGGGGTTTGGTTGGAAGGGGTGCGGATGCGGGTGGAGCGGCATTCTGGGTTAACTGCAAAAATATTAAATCTTCAACCCAGCTCTGATGCTATTTTTTCAACATCACCGTCTTGA
- a CDS encoding MarR family winged helix-turn-helix transcriptional regulator produces the protein MSFRYFIDSLHRELKAQGWHDVRPVYGFVLLAARCGITAQNLAELMGMSKQAAAKIVHAMEASDYVVRAPRNDDARAKEIRLTARGEQLLAAVETIYRDIEGGWADVLGQDQLEQVRTALTTALRATNDGELPAVRPTW, from the coding sequence ATGAGCTTTCGATACTTTATCGACAGCCTGCACCGCGAACTCAAAGCCCAGGGCTGGCACGATGTGCGGCCGGTCTACGGCTTTGTGTTGCTGGCCGCACGCTGCGGCATCACCGCGCAAAACCTGGCTGAATTGATGGGCATGAGCAAACAGGCCGCCGCCAAAATCGTGCACGCCATGGAAGCCAGCGATTACGTGGTGCGTGCCCCCCGTAACGACGACGCCCGCGCCAAGGAAATCCGCCTCACAGCGCGCGGCGAACAACTGCTTGCGGCCGTCGAAACCATCTACCGCGACATCGAAGGCGGCTGGGCCGACGTACTCGGCCAGGACCAACTCGAACAAGTCCGCACCGCCCTGACCACCGCCCTGCGCGCCACCAACGACGGCGAACTGCCGGCCGTTCGTCCTACTTGGTAA
- a CDS encoding cupin domain-containing protein has product MTTIAPQAALVHELGPNRFTALATPTLGSRETSVWIVEIPPDSPATPHQLTHEEVFIVLQGTAEVTLGDQIEQASAGGAIIVPPDTLFQVRNNGTETFKAVCCLPVGGQAKIGDGEPFTPPWAQ; this is encoded by the coding sequence ATGACCACCATCGCCCCCCAAGCCGCGCTCGTCCACGAACTCGGCCCGAACCGCTTTACCGCCCTTGCCACCCCCACCCTGGGCAGCCGCGAAACCAGCGTCTGGATCGTCGAAATTCCGCCCGACAGCCCGGCCACACCGCATCAGCTCACGCACGAGGAAGTCTTTATCGTGTTGCAGGGCACGGCCGAAGTGACCCTGGGTGACCAGATCGAACAAGCCAGCGCCGGCGGCGCCATCATCGTGCCGCCGGACACCCTGTTTCAGGTCCGCAACAACGGCACCGAGACGTTCAAGGCGGTCTGCTGTCTTCCGGTGGGTGGGCAGGCTAAAATCGGCGACGGCGAGCCTTTTACACCGCCCTGGGCGCAATAA
- the recB gene encoding exodeoxyribonuclease V subunit beta, whose product MPTLNAATLPLTGRQLIEASAGTGKTYNITRLYLRLLLESNLGVDRILVMTFTKAATEELRGRLATLLRQAHDQWDSLEEPFFADLRQRIEPAKAKARLHQALLHLDEAAVYTIHGFCKRALTQQAFASGIGFNAEMETDSRELILEALRDWYRRRAGDADFGLLYQHWPTPDDFFNDWSRTIESSEPLPEPGVTDPEPAWQAFRDNWDSEAEAFFDLNVKSRRGDNKDIWQAVLDALNQLASQPWPGSAPELFDNTFSKDAFSTAKKIDQLPTLHRLTKALNQINLEQRAHLAWAGIDYARAHLAEAKDRLNQLDFNDLIVLLRQRLSEDGGEILAAALAEQFPAALVDEFQDTDPDQYAILDAVYQPRGKTEPLLCMIGDPKQAIYGFRGGDVFAYLSARDHADQQWQMDTNFRSHPAVVAGYNQLFYDGGRPVFGFGIDYQPVQAGAEKPAELLDPADRAAVQWGLLPSDDKPYAKDAQSVLAAWTAAEIQRLLSQASWSDKPVRPADIAILVRDRNEAATVQLALRARGLNSVYLSSRDNVLKSEEADSLRLALHGILDLENDRALIAALATPWFGLDTQALFELNQNEHRWAELQADVTELRERWLNQGLMSMALALFQRHVHPRPERHERALTNSLHLLELLQTASQHHRQPWALLHWFDQARDDDRLAAQAQLRLESDADLIQVITQHGAKGLEYPIVFLPFVSYGRSPNQKPALVRYHDRSDHSARLALNPSDDELALWEEEQAAEDIRLLYVAATRAEARLYILGADFKEFGRSPLARCMGIQEFGTITEKLGSNGVAQTNAVIPDAAISVIPDLIRDLALTSEQDPSATPAETTDLKPATFHGHIERDWWLSSFSALTRNARHGGLSNPDRDQDEPEATNTPTGELPLRFSLARGAEAGNLLHDILERLDFHQPDFDAALTAPRQRYQGLISGIKNAEPQLIDWLTEILQTELPSGARLADLPLNQTLRETEFYFPLAASQNAGRMLADILAHHRDQQAVALPDPRRLKGMMHGYIDLIYQWQGRYYLVDYKSSHLGNQLARYQDPWLTESVQNSYYDLQYLIYSLALHRYLATRLTDYDPAQHLGGVHYLYLRGMAPGNASGLYHRQADLHAIAQLDALFQGETA is encoded by the coding sequence ATGCCCACACTCAACGCCGCCACCCTGCCGCTCACCGGCCGCCAACTGATCGAAGCCAGCGCCGGCACCGGCAAAACCTACAACATCACCCGCCTGTATCTGCGGCTGTTGCTGGAATCGAACCTCGGCGTCGATCGCATTCTGGTGATGACCTTCACCAAGGCCGCCACCGAAGAATTGCGCGGCCGCCTAGCGACGCTGTTGCGCCAGGCACACGACCAGTGGGATTCACTCGAAGAACCGTTTTTTGCCGACCTGCGCCAGCGCATCGAACCGGCCAAAGCTAAAGCGCGCCTGCATCAGGCATTGCTGCACTTGGACGAAGCCGCCGTCTACACCATCCACGGCTTCTGCAAACGCGCTTTGACCCAGCAAGCCTTCGCCAGTGGCATCGGCTTCAACGCCGAGATGGAAACCGACAGCCGCGAACTGATTCTGGAAGCGCTGCGCGACTGGTACCGCCGCCGCGCCGGCGACGCCGACTTCGGCTTGCTATACCAACACTGGCCGACACCGGACGACTTTTTCAACGACTGGTCGCGCACCATCGAAAGCAGCGAGCCCTTACCCGAACCGGGCGTTACCGACCCGGAACCGGCTTGGCAGGCGTTTCGTGACAACTGGGACTCCGAGGCCGAAGCGTTTTTCGACTTAAACGTGAAAAGCCGACGCGGCGACAACAAAGACATTTGGCAGGCTGTACTCGACGCACTGAACCAACTTGCCAGCCAACCCTGGCCCGGTTCAGCGCCGGAGTTGTTCGACAACACCTTCAGCAAAGACGCCTTCAGCACCGCCAAGAAAATCGACCAACTGCCAACGCTGCACCGGCTGACCAAAGCGCTGAATCAAATCAATCTGGAACAGCGCGCCCACCTGGCCTGGGCCGGCATCGACTACGCCCGCGCACATCTGGCCGAGGCCAAAGACCGACTCAACCAACTCGATTTCAACGATCTGATTGTGCTGCTGCGCCAACGCCTGAGCGAAGACGGCGGCGAGATACTGGCGGCGGCCCTGGCCGAGCAATTCCCGGCAGCCTTGGTCGATGAATTCCAGGACACCGACCCGGACCAATACGCCATCCTCGATGCTGTTTATCAGCCGCGTGGCAAAACCGAACCGCTGCTGTGCATGATCGGCGACCCCAAACAGGCGATTTACGGCTTCCGTGGCGGCGATGTATTCGCCTATTTAAGCGCCCGCGACCACGCCGACCAGCAATGGCAGATGGACACCAACTTCCGCTCGCACCCGGCTGTCGTCGCCGGTTACAACCAACTGTTCTACGACGGTGGCCGCCCGGTGTTCGGCTTCGGCATCGACTACCAACCGGTGCAAGCAGGCGCAGAAAAACCCGCTGAACTGCTCGACCCGGCCGACCGCGCCGCCGTGCAATGGGGCCTGCTGCCGAGCGACGACAAACCCTACGCCAAAGACGCCCAAAGCGTGCTCGCCGCCTGGACCGCCGCCGAAATCCAGCGGCTGTTATCTCAAGCCAGTTGGTCCGATAAACCGGTGCGGCCGGCCGACATCGCTATCCTGGTGCGTGACCGCAATGAAGCCGCCACCGTGCAACTGGCACTGCGCGCCCGCGGCCTGAACTCGGTCTACCTCAGCAGCCGCGACAACGTTCTGAAAAGCGAAGAAGCCGACAGCCTGCGCCTGGCGCTGCACGGCATCCTCGACCTGGAAAACGACCGCGCGCTGATCGCCGCCCTCGCCACGCCCTGGTTCGGCCTCGACACCCAGGCACTGTTCGAGTTGAACCAAAACGAACACCGCTGGGCGGAACTACAGGCCGACGTCACCGAACTGCGCGAACGCTGGCTGAACCAAGGCCTGATGAGCATGGCGCTGGCGCTGTTCCAACGCCACGTCCACCCGCGCCCGGAACGCCACGAACGTGCGCTAACCAACAGCCTGCACCTGCTCGAACTGTTGCAAACCGCCAGCCAGCACCATCGCCAACCCTGGGCGCTGCTGCACTGGTTCGACCAGGCACGCGACGACGACCGCCTCGCTGCGCAAGCGCAACTGCGGCTGGAAAGCGACGCCGACCTGATCCAGGTCATCACCCAACACGGCGCCAAAGGCCTGGAATACCCCATCGTCTTTTTGCCGTTCGTCAGCTACGGCCGCAGCCCGAATCAGAAACCGGCGCTGGTGCGCTACCACGACCGCAGCGATCACAGCGCCCGCCTGGCGCTGAACCCCAGCGACGACGAACTCGCCTTGTGGGAAGAAGAACAGGCCGCCGAAGACATCCGCCTGCTCTACGTCGCCGCCACCCGCGCCGAAGCCCGGCTGTATATCCTCGGCGCCGATTTCAAAGAATTCGGCCGCAGCCCACTGGCGCGGTGTATGGGCATTCAAGAATTCGGCACGATTACGGAAAAACTCGGCAGTAACGGTGTCGCCCAAACTAACGCCGTCATCCCGGACGCCGCTATTTCTGTCATCCCGGACTTGATCCGGGATCTCGCCCTTACCTCCGAACAAGACCCCTCGGCCACCCCAGCAGAAACAACCGACTTAAAACCAGCCACCTTCCACGGCCACATCGAACGCGACTGGTGGCTCAGCTCGTTCTCGGCATTAACAAGAAACGCCCGCCACGGCGGCCTCTCCAACCCCGACCGCGACCAGGACGAACCCGAAGCCACCAACACCCCAACCGGCGAACTGCCGCTGCGCTTCTCACTCGCCCGTGGCGCCGAAGCCGGTAACCTGTTGCACGACATCCTGGAACGGCTCGACTTCCACCAACCCGATTTCGACGCCGCCCTAACCGCGCCACGCCAGCGCTACCAAGGCTTGATCAGCGGCATCAAAAACGCCGAACCGCAACTGATCGACTGGCTGACTGAAATTCTGCAAACCGAACTGCCCAGCGGCGCACGCCTGGCCGACCTGCCACTGAACCAGACACTGCGCGAAACCGAGTTTTATTTTCCGCTGGCGGCAAGCCAAAACGCGGGCCGAATGCTGGCCGACATCCTGGCGCACCATCGCGACCAACAAGCCGTCGCACTGCCAGACCCGCGCCGACTGAAAGGCATGATGCACGGCTACATCGACCTGATTTACCAATGGCAAGGCCGCTACTACCTGGTCGATTACAAATCCAGCCACCTCGGCAACCAACTGGCGCGCTACCAAGACCCCTGGCTGACCGAAAGCGTGCAAAACAGCTACTACGACCTGCAATACCTCATCTACAGCCTGGCGCTGCATCGCTACCTGGCAACGCGCCTGACCGATTACGACCCGGCGCAACATCTGGGCGGCGTGCACTACCTCTACTTGCGCGGCATGGCACCGGGCAACGCCAGCGGCCTTTACCATCGCCAAGCGGACCTGCACGCCATCGCCCAACTGGATGCGTTATTCCAGGGAGAAACCGCATGA
- a CDS encoding addiction module protein, which yields MNSQQLRSEIDGLALTEKLKLVEDIWDTIAASNTELPLPDWQRQELERRYQSYQAGEQRLHNWHSVHEALRKGGQ from the coding sequence ATGAACAGCCAACAACTGCGCAGTGAAATCGACGGCCTGGCGTTGACCGAAAAGCTCAAACTGGTCGAAGACATCTGGGACACCATTGCCGCCAGCAATACCGAATTGCCGCTGCCGGACTGGCAACGCCAGGAACTGGAACGGCGCTACCAGAGCTATCAAGCCGGCGAGCAACGCCTGCACAACTGGCACAGCGTCCACGAGGCACTGCGTAAAGGCGGCCAATGA
- a CDS encoding ATP-binding protein, with protein MQTVNAHPTKDFFISMLTRDVPLDRAVLDLVDNSVDAAYQHGGVADKEIKIELSTSKFSIKDNCGGIDRNTAISYAFRFGRSEKDKRETPHSVGQFGVGMKRTLFKIGRKFTINSNTKNQAFKIAVDVNQWLQSDNWDFQLEDIKKEDNEGTNIIVEDLLENAKQQFGIDLFIDNIIKDIEKAHFKAISKGLKIFVNNRRASTYEIKIKSSDLLKPIHYSKEQNGVKYTITAGIDEREYAKGGWYIVCNGRLIEDANTDKSTGWGINDIRKYHPDFAFFRGLVEFESEDSSKLPWTTTKTGVDIDNDLYRSVRKEMTDAMAEITTFLKSRAKEDENFDKGLIENKVLNNSIEQAESVSIFSVQKNNMFISPEPAQKIKNPNPMVSVQYKVSSEKMEKMKKTLEKYTNTEVGSYTFNYVYDYEVGDE; from the coding sequence ATGCAAACAGTAAACGCTCATCCTACAAAAGATTTTTTTATTAGCATGCTGACCAGAGACGTACCTTTAGACAGAGCAGTTCTGGATTTAGTTGACAATAGCGTTGATGCCGCATATCAGCATGGCGGAGTAGCCGACAAAGAAATAAAAATTGAATTATCAACAAGTAAATTCTCAATCAAAGATAATTGCGGTGGGATCGACAGAAACACAGCAATTTCTTACGCTTTTAGGTTTGGTAGGTCAGAAAAAGACAAACGCGAGACCCCTCACTCCGTTGGGCAATTTGGCGTCGGGATGAAAAGAACTCTTTTTAAAATTGGTAGAAAATTCACGATAAATTCAAACACTAAAAATCAAGCCTTCAAAATAGCAGTCGATGTTAATCAATGGCTTCAAAGTGATAATTGGGACTTCCAACTAGAAGACATCAAGAAAGAAGATAACGAAGGAACAAATATTATAGTCGAAGACCTCCTTGAAAACGCAAAGCAACAATTCGGAATAGATTTATTTATTGATAACATTATTAAAGATATAGAAAAGGCACACTTCAAAGCCATATCAAAGGGGCTGAAAATTTTCGTAAATAATCGAAGAGCTTCTACTTATGAAATAAAAATAAAATCATCCGACTTACTAAAACCCATTCACTATTCAAAAGAACAAAACGGCGTCAAGTATACAATAACAGCAGGTATCGATGAACGAGAATATGCTAAAGGGGGTTGGTATATTGTCTGTAATGGCAGACTAATTGAAGATGCAAACACAGATAAATCGACAGGCTGGGGAATTAACGACATCCGAAAATACCATCCGGATTTTGCATTTTTTAGAGGCCTCGTAGAATTCGAATCTGAGGACTCTAGTAAACTACCATGGACCACAACAAAAACTGGCGTGGACATAGACAACGACCTTTATAGAAGTGTTCGTAAAGAAATGACAGATGCAATGGCAGAAATAACGACTTTCTTAAAAAGTCGAGCCAAAGAAGATGAAAATTTTGATAAAGGTCTTATAGAGAATAAAGTTTTAAATAACTCCATAGAGCAAGCAGAGTCTGTTTCTATATTTAGTGTTCAGAAGAACAATATGTTTATTTCGCCCGAACCAGCTCAAAAAATAAAAAACCCTAATCCAATGGTAAGCGTTCAATACAAAGTTTCATCTGAAAAAATGGAAAAAATGAAAAAAACACTGGAAAAATATACCAACACGGAAGTCGGCAGTTATACCTTTAACTACGTATATGACTACGAGGTTGGAGATGAGTAG
- a CDS encoding O-methyltransferase → MSSSGNIINYSLRPAKSIERKLIADSVSGIILNQGASEYTYIGFGSKYFVDFLYFHRHLHIDNMISIERDTYNQSVYEFNKPLSCIELKFGESSEILPRLDFSNPVFVWLDYDGPFKGSMLEDIDDLVSRCKSGSILLISFNSKPYNIEHLKRKYATDIIPGLIKKELISNINEAAIPSDLNERGLNRWSNFSKLLHTITNKYIKASISRKNDAEEAGNFIYDQMFYFDYKDGAEMTTIGGVIYKEESKDNVYRNGSMDMPFLRTGGESCIIEVPMLTSKESRSLLSHMPLNMDLVNEIVDEGIFKKSVIEKYNEFYKYYPNYAEIDH, encoded by the coding sequence ATGAGTAGTAGTGGGAACATTATTAATTACTCATTGCGGCCAGCCAAGAGTATAGAGAGAAAGCTCATCGCTGATTCTGTTTCAGGAATTATTTTGAACCAGGGGGCTAGCGAATATACCTACATTGGGTTTGGCTCTAAATATTTTGTCGATTTTTTATACTTTCACCGTCACCTGCATATAGACAACATGATTAGTATCGAAAGAGATACCTACAATCAATCTGTTTATGAATTTAACAAGCCACTTTCGTGTATAGAATTGAAGTTTGGGGAGTCTTCTGAAATATTGCCAAGACTAGATTTTTCAAATCCCGTTTTTGTCTGGCTTGACTATGACGGCCCCTTCAAAGGGAGTATGCTTGAGGATATTGATGACTTAGTCTCCCGCTGTAAGTCTGGATCAATACTATTAATTAGCTTTAATTCAAAACCCTACAATATTGAGCATTTAAAACGGAAATACGCTACTGACATTATCCCAGGGCTTATTAAAAAAGAATTAATCAGTAATATTAATGAAGCTGCAATACCGTCCGACCTCAATGAAAGGGGGCTAAACAGATGGAGTAATTTTTCGAAGCTCTTGCATACTATTACTAATAAATACATCAAGGCATCTATTTCTAGAAAAAACGATGCTGAGGAGGCAGGTAATTTTATATACGACCAAATGTTCTATTTTGACTACAAAGACGGTGCCGAGATGACTACGATTGGCGGCGTTATATACAAAGAAGAATCAAAAGATAATGTATACCGCAATGGGTCAATGGATATGCCTTTTTTAAGAACCGGCGGAGAAAGCTGCATAATTGAAGTTCCCATGTTAACTTCCAAAGAGAGTAGATCTTTACTTTCTCATATGCCCCTAAATATGGATCTAGTAAACGAAATAGTAGACGAAGGAATATTTAAAAAATCGGTAATAGAGAAGTACAACGAATTTTATAAATATTATCCTAATTATGCTGAGATTGATCATTGA